In the genome of Falsirhodobacter halotolerans, one region contains:
- the lpxB gene encoding lipid-A-disaccharide synthase, with amino-acid sequence MKLFLIAGEPSGDRLGAALMRALKGLRPDVSFFGVGGPAMTAEGLTSLFPMDELSVMGIAEVLPKYMALKRRIRECADAVIAMEPQALITIDSPDFNLRVARLVKEARPKQRTIHYVAPSVWAWRPKRAEKMARSIDHVLALLPFEPPYMTAVGMTCDFVGHPVVSEAKASDNEAWAFRQNVENAPLILALPGSRRGEVSRLTPILGEVMARVRERFPQAGVLLPTVPGVADLVRDLTAGWPIAPQIIQDPAGKRIAFRAADVAIAASGTVSLELAANRLPMVVAYDMNPLSMWMMRKMALIDTVTLVNLVSDTRAVPEFLGRECRADRIAPAVLDLLDNEVRAEAQRRAMEITMTRLGEGGDPPAERAARSVLQALT; translated from the coding sequence ATGAAGCTGTTTCTGATCGCGGGGGAGCCTTCGGGCGATCGGTTGGGCGCGGCGCTGATGCGGGCGCTGAAGGGTCTGCGCCCCGACGTGAGCTTCTTCGGTGTGGGCGGCCCCGCGATGACGGCGGAAGGGCTGACCAGCCTCTTTCCGATGGATGAACTGTCGGTCATGGGCATCGCCGAGGTGCTGCCGAAATACATGGCCCTGAAACGTCGTATCCGCGAATGCGCCGATGCGGTGATCGCGATGGAGCCGCAGGCCCTGATCACCATCGATTCGCCCGATTTCAATCTGCGCGTCGCCCGTCTTGTGAAGGAGGCGCGGCCGAAACAGCGGACGATCCATTATGTGGCGCCCTCGGTCTGGGCATGGCGGCCCAAGCGGGCAGAGAAGATGGCGCGGTCCATCGATCATGTGCTCGCGCTTTTGCCATTCGAGCCGCCTTACATGACCGCCGTCGGCATGACGTGCGATTTTGTCGGGCACCCGGTGGTTTCCGAAGCCAAGGCGTCGGACAACGAGGCCTGGGCATTCCGTCAGAATGTCGAAAACGCCCCCTTGATCCTTGCCCTCCCCGGGTCGCGGCGGGGTGAGGTCAGCCGTTTGACCCCCATTCTCGGCGAGGTCATGGCCCGCGTGCGCGAGCGGTTCCCCCAAGCGGGCGTTCTGCTGCCGACCGTGCCGGGCGTTGCGGATCTGGTGCGCGATCTGACGGCGGGTTGGCCCATCGCGCCCCAGATCATTCAGGATCCGGCAGGCAAGCGCATCGCGTTCCGGGCGGCGGATGTGGCCATCGCCGCCTCGGGGACGGTGTCGCTGGAACTGGCCGCGAACCGGCTGCCGATGGTTGTCGCCTATGACATGAATCCGCTCAGCATGTGGATGATGCGGAAGATGGCGCTGATCGACACGGTGACGCTGGTCAATCTTGTGTCCGACACGCGTGCGGTGCCGGAGTTTCTGGGCCGCGAGTGTCGGGCAGACCGGATCGCGCCGGCGGTGCTCGACCTTCTGGACAACGAGGTCCGTGCCGAAGCCCAGCGCCGCGCGATGGAGATCACGATGACCCGGCTGGGCGAGGGGGGCGATCCGCCGGCGGAACGGGCCGCGCGGTCGGTTCTGCAGGCCCTGACCTAA
- a CDS encoding phosphatidate cytidylyltransferase yields MRRSGKQGRWGDLPKRMASALIMLAIGAIEVWLGGVTFAWLVIILTGLMLWELARMQRPVVPWAPVALGLIGSLALYTVLVTSTVYLLPLILVPTAACTFAMGHRKVSMVYALAIMLAGYTLVDLRAAAGTPVIIWLISIVVASDVMGYFVGRSLGGPKFWPRVSPNKTWSGTIAGWVGAAIVGAIFVVFQHEPWELILLSPVVAFAGQLGDIAESWIKRRAEIKDSSSLIPGHGGVLDRFDALIGAVVAILLLGLLFPLPIPNGI; encoded by the coding sequence ATGAGGCGCAGCGGCAAGCAGGGGCGCTGGGGCGATCTTCCCAAACGCATGGCCTCGGCCCTGATCATGCTGGCGATCGGTGCGATCGAGGTGTGGCTGGGCGGCGTGACGTTCGCCTGGCTGGTGATCATCCTCACGGGGCTGATGCTATGGGAACTGGCGCGGATGCAGCGGCCGGTCGTGCCTTGGGCGCCGGTCGCGCTCGGGCTTATCGGAAGCCTGGCGCTATACACGGTGCTTGTGACGTCGACAGTTTATCTTCTGCCGTTGATCCTGGTCCCGACCGCAGCTTGCACCTTTGCCATGGGGCATCGCAAGGTCTCCATGGTCTATGCCTTGGCGATCATGCTTGCGGGGTACACGCTGGTGGATTTGCGGGCCGCGGCGGGAACGCCGGTGATCATCTGGCTGATCTCCATCGTGGTCGCGTCGGACGTGATGGGATATTTCGTCGGGCGCAGCTTGGGCGGCCCGAAATTCTGGCCGCGGGTCAGCCCGAACAAAACCTGGTCCGGGACCATTGCGGGCTGGGTCGGGGCGGCCATCGTCGGCGCGATTTTCGTCGTCTTCCAGCACGAACCGTGGGAGTTGATCCTGCTGTCGCCCGTCGTCGCCTTTGCCGGGCAGCTGGGGGACATCGCGGAAAGCTGGATCAAGCGGCGGGCGGAGATCAAGGACAGTTCCAGCCTGATCCCGGGGCATGGTGGCGTTCTGGACCGGTTCGACGCGCTGATCGGCGCGGTTGTGGCCATCCTGCTTCTTGGCCTCCTTTTTCCCCTTCCCATACCGAACGGCATCTGA
- the uppS gene encoding polyprenyl diphosphate synthase, protein MHGTHETGGARHVAIIMDGNGRWATNRGWPRLVGHRKGAERVKEIVRTAPDLGIEWLTIYAFSTENWKRSTEEVLGLMGIFARYIEKEAGRLAAEGVRMRFIGNRDRLDRRLQDLMAGIERRTAHLTRLNLTVAINYGGRDEVTRAVRSLLAEAAAGRLEPEAITDAAISAALDTRDLPDPDLVIRTSGETRTSNFLPWQSAYAEYEFTPTLWPDFTPDELSRIVARFGNRDRRFGGVKQA, encoded by the coding sequence ATGCACGGCACGCACGAGACCGGGGGTGCCCGGCACGTCGCCATCATCATGGACGGCAATGGCCGCTGGGCCACGAACCGGGGCTGGCCGCGCCTTGTCGGGCACCGCAAAGGCGCCGAGCGGGTGAAGGAGATCGTCCGCACCGCCCCCGATCTGGGGATCGAGTGGCTGACGATCTATGCCTTCTCGACCGAGAACTGGAAGCGGTCGACCGAGGAAGTTCTTGGCCTGATGGGCATATTCGCCCGCTATATCGAAAAGGAGGCGGGGCGCCTTGCGGCCGAGGGGGTTCGTATGCGCTTCATCGGCAACCGTGATCGGCTGGACCGGCGTTTGCAGGACCTGATGGCGGGGATCGAGCGGCGGACCGCGCATCTGACCCGGCTGAACCTGACGGTCGCCATCAACTATGGCGGCCGGGACGAGGTGACGCGGGCGGTCCGGTCCCTGCTGGCCGAGGCGGCGGCGGGGCGGCTTGAGCCGGAGGCGATCACCGACGCGGCCATTTCCGCCGCCCTCGATACGCGCGACTTGCCCGACCCCGATCTGGTGATCCGCACCTCGGGGGAAACGCGGACATCGAACTTCCTGCCCTGGCAGTCGGCTTACGCCGAATATGAATTCACGCCGACCTTGTGGCCCGACTTCACCCCCGATGAACTCTCGCGCATCGTTGCCCGTTTCGGGAATCGCGACCGGCGGTTCGGCGGTGTGAAACAAGCATGA
- a CDS encoding OmpH family outer membrane protein: protein MKRLFAILLMALPLPMAAQTPPQSTDGAAMAILTVVPDRLFEETEAGRTATDRYQQASQALLNENRGLEAALATEERVLTEKRATLPVEDFRRMADAFDDKAQQIRRDQDAKSLRITRQRDLDRQLFFQAALPVLAGLMREKRALVILDRSSVFLSFDVIDITDEAVVELNNTLGDGTQVFQSAPETPAP from the coding sequence ATGAAGCGCCTTTTCGCCATCCTTTTGATGGCGCTGCCGCTGCCCATGGCCGCGCAGACGCCGCCCCAGTCCACGGACGGGGCGGCGATGGCGATCCTGACTGTCGTGCCCGACCGCCTGTTCGAGGAGACGGAGGCCGGCCGCACCGCCACCGACCGCTATCAGCAGGCATCGCAGGCGTTGCTGAACGAAAACCGCGGGTTGGAGGCCGCTTTGGCCACCGAGGAGCGCGTTCTGACCGAAAAACGTGCCACCCTGCCGGTCGAGGATTTTCGCCGCATGGCGGATGCCTTCGACGACAAGGCCCAGCAGATCCGCCGCGATCAGGACGCGAAATCCCTGCGCATCACGCGCCAGCGCGATCTGGATCGCCAGCTGTTCTTTCAGGCCGCCCTGCCGGTGCTGGCGGGCCTGATGCGTGAAAAGCGTGCGCTGGTGATCCTGGACCGCAGCAGCGTCTTTCTGTCTTTCGATGTGATCGACATCACGGATGAGGCGGTGGTGGAGTTGAACAACACTTTGGGGGATGGAACGCAGGTCTTCCAGAGCGCCCCGGAAACGCCCGCGCCCTGA
- the bamA gene encoding outer membrane protein assembly factor BamA, which yields MGRSNRRVGKAGLRPAVVSVFLGMTAAGAAVIPAIAQSYSFSNVVVKGNDRVDVPTVLSFAGIQAGQSLSAGELNSAYQRLVNSNLFQTVEMVPQGGTLVIRVSEYPIISRIAYEGNSVISDERLAEVVKSQTRRAYSPAQAEADAAAITLAYSQSGRNAATVEPQIIRRTQNRVDLVFTVTEGRVAEVERIAFAGNRTYSDRRLRQVLETRQAGILRRLISADTFIPERVQLDRQLLRDFYLSRGFADVQIPEPSAELTRERNAFFITFNIQEGQRYRMGNVALASEVAGIDLAPFQRQLWIKPGSYYSPASIDNVTTRMENVGVQEGLNFVRVEPRISRNEAAGTLDVTFTLVRGPRVFVERIDIEGNTTTQDRVIRRQFRTVEGDPFNPREIRQAAERIRALGFFADAQVESQQGSAPDQVLVNVDVEEQPTGSLSFGVAYGAVSGVGFNIGFSESNFLGRGQFLGIDIGTGSDSVNSTFTFAEPGFLGRDLRFAFQANYTETNNENADYNTKSIGFGPSLAFPVGENSRLELRYRLSQDEISGVDRASFDEAGNQIGNGSSAILQREEALGERITSAVGYTYSYDTRTNGINPLGGILLRFGQDFAGVGGDVQSVKTSFTAVAERRVWNEDLTLRAVFEGGALTMLDDDVSTVPNRYFGNSIRGFDPNGLGPRDLQATNRDALGGNYFAVARLESEFPIGLPAEYGITGGLFADAGSVWGLDDNIGTNGVPVDDSAHLRSSVGFSIFWTTPIGPLRLNFTRALVKEDYDEVRNFDLTVSTRF from the coding sequence ATGGGACGCAGCAATCGGCGTGTGGGCAAGGCAGGGCTGCGCCCCGCCGTCGTGTCGGTCTTTCTGGGGATGACCGCGGCCGGTGCGGCCGTGATCCCGGCGATCGCACAAAGCTACAGCTTCTCGAACGTGGTGGTGAAGGGCAACGACCGCGTGGACGTGCCGACCGTCCTGTCCTTTGCCGGAATTCAGGCGGGGCAGTCGTTGTCGGCGGGGGAGCTGAACTCCGCCTATCAGCGCCTTGTGAATTCCAACCTGTTCCAGACGGTTGAGATGGTTCCCCAAGGGGGCACGCTGGTCATCCGCGTGTCGGAATATCCGATCATCAGCCGGATCGCGTATGAGGGGAATTCGGTCATTTCCGATGAGCGTCTGGCCGAGGTCGTGAAATCCCAGACCCGTCGCGCCTATTCCCCCGCGCAGGCCGAGGCGGATGCGGCGGCGATCACGCTCGCCTATTCCCAATCGGGGCGCAACGCCGCGACGGTGGAACCGCAGATCATCCGGCGGACGCAGAACCGGGTGGATCTGGTCTTTACCGTGACCGAAGGCCGGGTGGCAGAGGTTGAGCGCATCGCCTTCGCCGGCAACCGCACCTATTCCGACCGCCGTTTGCGGCAGGTTCTGGAAACGCGGCAGGCGGGGATCCTGCGGCGCCTGATTTCGGCCGATACGTTCATTCCCGAACGGGTGCAGCTGGACCGCCAGCTTCTGCGCGACTTCTATCTCTCGCGCGGGTTTGCCGATGTGCAAATTCCCGAACCCTCCGCTGAATTGACGCGGGAACGGAATGCGTTCTTCATCACCTTCAACATTCAGGAAGGGCAGCGGTATCGCATGGGCAACGTCGCCCTCGCGTCCGAGGTGGCGGGCATCGACCTTGCCCCCTTCCAGCGTCAATTGTGGATCAAACCGGGCAGCTACTATTCGCCCGCGTCCATCGACAACGTCACCACGCGGATGGAGAATGTCGGCGTTCAGGAAGGACTGAACTTCGTCCGGGTGGAGCCTCGGATCAGCCGCAACGAAGCGGCGGGAACGCTGGACGTGACCTTCACGCTGGTGCGCGGCCCGCGCGTTTTCGTGGAACGCATCGACATCGAGGGCAACACGACGACGCAGGACCGCGTGATCCGGCGTCAGTTCCGCACGGTCGAAGGCGACCCCTTCAACCCGCGCGAGATCCGGCAGGCGGCGGAACGGATCCGCGCCCTCGGGTTCTTTGCCGATGCGCAGGTTGAAAGCCAGCAGGGCAGCGCCCCCGATCAGGTTCTGGTCAACGTCGATGTCGAGGAGCAGCCGACCGGGTCGCTGTCCTTCGGTGTGGCCTATGGCGCCGTGTCCGGTGTGGGCTTCAACATCGGCTTTTCGGAGTCGAACTTCCTCGGGCGCGGTCAGTTTCTGGGCATCGACATCGGAACCGGCAGCGACAGCGTGAATTCGACCTTCACCTTCGCCGAGCCAGGGTTCCTGGGGCGCGATCTGCGGTTCGCCTTTCAGGCGAACTATACCGAGACGAACAACGAGAACGCCGATTACAACACGAAATCGATCGGCTTCGGCCCGTCGCTGGCCTTTCCCGTGGGCGAGAACAGCCGTCTGGAACTGCGCTATCGTTTGTCTCAGGACGAGATTTCGGGCGTGGACCGCGCGTCCTTCGACGAGGCGGGGAACCAGATCGGAAACGGATCCTCGGCGATCCTTCAGCGCGAAGAGGCGTTGGGCGAGCGGATCACAAGCGCGGTAGGCTACACTTACAGCTATGACACGCGGACGAACGGCATCAACCCGCTGGGCGGGATCCTGCTGCGGTTCGGTCAGGACTTCGCCGGTGTGGGCGGGGACGTGCAGTCGGTCAAGACCAGCTTCACCGCCGTGGCCGAACGCCGCGTCTGGAACGAGGATCTGACCCTGCGCGCAGTGTTCGAGGGCGGCGCGCTGACCATGCTGGATGATGATGTCAGCACGGTTCCGAACCGGTATTTCGGCAATTCCATCCGGGGCTTCGATCCGAACGGGCTTGGCCCGCGCGACCTGCAGGCGACCAACCGCGATGCGTTGGGCGGCAACTATTTCGCCGTGGCGCGTCTGGAATCCGAATTCCCGATCGGTCTGCCGGCGGAATATGGCATCACGGGCGGTCTGTTCGCCGATGCGGGATCGGTCTGGGGTCTGGACGACAATATCGGGACCAATGGCGTGCCGGTGGATGACAGCGCACATCTGCGGTCCTCGGTCGGATTTTCCATCTTCTGGACAACGCCGATCGGTCCGTTGCGTCTGAACTTCACACGGGCACTGGTGAAGGAAGACTATGATGAGGTTCGCAACTTCGACCTGACCGTCAGCACGCGGTTCTGA
- the dxr gene encoding 1-deoxy-D-xylulose-5-phosphate reductoisomerase: MRRISIFGATGSIGESTFDLVRHREDIRTVALTGGRNVARLAQMARELRAEVAVTAYDECLPELREALAGSGVDAAGGREAIVEAADRPADWIMSAIVGAAGLLPGLRALRHGTTLALANKESLVTAGPLLMATAAASGATILPVDSEHSGIFQCLAGSSSSGIERAIITASGGPFREWTAERMANATLAEAVAHPSWAMGQRISIDSASMFNKALEVIETREFFDIEPARIEVLVHPQSIVHAMVGFADGGLLAHLGPADMRHAIGFALNWPDRRHVPVDRLDLARIGALEFRAPDDMRFPALRLAREVMDMRGLHGAVLNAAKEIALDHFIAGRIAFPHMAVMVEKTLQQAAGDPFFGQPATRLEDIEEADARARRWATTQAEG; this comes from the coding sequence ATGCGTAGAATTTCGATTTTCGGGGCCACCGGCTCGATCGGGGAAAGTACGTTCGATCTTGTCCGGCACCGGGAGGATATCCGCACGGTCGCGCTCACCGGTGGGCGGAATGTGGCCCGTCTGGCGCAGATGGCCCGTGAATTGCGGGCCGAGGTGGCCGTCACGGCCTATGACGAGTGTCTGCCCGAGCTTCGCGAGGCGCTGGCAGGGTCGGGGGTTGACGCAGCCGGGGGGCGGGAGGCCATTGTCGAGGCGGCGGACCGTCCGGCGGATTGGATCATGTCGGCCATCGTCGGGGCGGCAGGTCTTCTGCCCGGTCTGCGCGCCTTGCGGCACGGCACGACGCTGGCGCTTGCGAACAAGGAAAGTCTGGTGACGGCGGGGCCGTTGCTGATGGCCACGGCGGCGGCATCCGGCGCGACGATCCTGCCGGTGGATAGCGAACATTCCGGTATATTCCAATGCCTTGCCGGATCATCTTCATCGGGTATCGAAAGGGCAATCATTACCGCGTCGGGCGGTCCGTTTCGCGAATGGACGGCCGAGCGCATGGCGAACGCCACCTTGGCCGAGGCCGTGGCGCATCCAAGCTGGGCGATGGGGCAGCGCATTTCCATCGACAGCGCATCCATGTTCAACAAGGCACTGGAAGTTATCGAAACGCGGGAGTTTTTTGATATCGAGCCTGCGCGGATCGAGGTGTTGGTTCATCCCCAATCCATCGTTCATGCCATGGTCGGCTTTGCCGATGGTGGTCTTCTGGCCCATCTTGGGCCGGCGGACATGCGTCATGCCATCGGGTTCGCGCTGAATTGGCCGGACCGGCGGCATGTGCCGGTGGATCGGCTGGATCTGGCCCGTATCGGCGCGCTGGAGTTTCGCGCACCCGACGACATGCGCTTTCCGGCCCTGCGCCTGGCGCGTGAGGTGATGGACATGCGCGGCCTGCATGGCGCGGTCCTGAACGCCGCGAAGGAGATCGCGCTGGATCACTTCATCGCGGGGCGGATTGCCTTTCCCCATATGGCGGTCATGGTGGAGAAGACGCTTCAGCAGGCGGCGGGCGATCCGTTCTTCGGGCAGCCCGCCACGCGGCTGGAGGATATCGAGGAGGCCGACGCCCGCGCGCGCCGATGGGCCACCACGCAGGCAGAGGGCTGA
- a CDS encoding LpxI family protein, which produces MSGTAIIAGTGRLPAILAAGPSRPVVAAMEGFMPDGLAPDLTFRLERLAPLMRELSARDVHRVVFAGAVRRPNLDPAMFDPETAALVPRILGAMQSGDDALLRAVIGVFEDAGFAVCGAGDLLPDLVPETGVLCGDVTPEMERDAAFAARIVGTLGALDVGQGAVVANGLCLAIEALPGTDAMLDWVRATRQGAGGVMFKAPKPEQDRRIDLPTLGPDTVTRAAKAGLRAIAWEAGGVLLLDRAEVLRRATDLGVTLWARAE; this is translated from the coding sequence ATGAGCGGCACGGCCATCATCGCGGGAACGGGGCGGCTGCCCGCGATTCTGGCGGCGGGTCCGTCGCGGCCTGTCGTGGCGGCCATGGAAGGCTTCATGCCTGACGGCCTCGCCCCGGATCTGACCTTTCGGTTGGAGCGGCTGGCCCCGTTGATGCGCGAATTGTCGGCCCGCGATGTGCACCGCGTGGTCTTTGCGGGGGCGGTGCGCCGGCCCAACCTCGACCCCGCGATGTTCGACCCCGAAACGGCGGCGCTGGTGCCGCGCATCCTGGGCGCGATGCAAAGCGGGGACGACGCCCTGCTGCGCGCGGTCATCGGCGTGTTCGAGGACGCGGGCTTTGCCGTATGCGGCGCAGGCGATCTGCTCCCGGACCTTGTGCCCGAGACGGGGGTTCTGTGCGGGGATGTCACGCCGGAGATGGAGCGCGACGCCGCCTTTGCCGCGCGCATCGTGGGGACGCTGGGCGCGCTGGATGTGGGGCAGGGCGCGGTGGTGGCGAACGGCCTGTGCCTTGCGATCGAAGCGTTACCGGGCACGGATGCGATGCTTGACTGGGTGCGGGCCACACGTCAGGGCGCGGGCGGCGTGATGTTCAAGGCCCCCAAGCCAGAACAGGACCGCCGCATCGATTTGCCCACCTTGGGACCCGATACCGTCACACGCGCGGCCAAGGCCGGTCTGCGCGCCATTGCGTGGGAGGCAGGGGGTGTCCTGCTGCTTGACCGAGCGGAGGTTCTGCGCAGGGCGACCGATCTGGGGGTAACCTTGTGGGCGCGGGCGGAATGA
- the rseP gene encoding RIP metalloprotease RseP, translating to MDLIGYLPQFGNLAWTVLAFITALSIIIAIHEYGHYIIGRLCGIHAEVFSLGFGPVLLSRRDRRGTLWQIAALPLGGYVKFLGDADAASTRAIEVEGINPRRTLPGAPLWARAATVAAGPAFNFVFAIIVFAGVVMVQGMPVDRPIIGSVRALPQGDGGLQAGDRLIRIGDTPVATWADVSAAAEQSETPTVPYEIERNGQTLSVQGPNPFPPVVASVAPRSAALEAGLREGDVIAHVNGTPISTFTDLRDIVGAADGGEVTLDIWRAGQNLDRTLSPKRQDIPLPSGGFETRWLIGVTGDLVFVPESRRAGGIEAVGIAANQTWTIVTTSLSGMWHMVTGAISTCNLQGPIGIAETSGAAASAGAQNFIWFIAVLSVAVGLMNLFPIPVLDGGHLVFYAIEAVLGRPPGPRFMNAMMTGGLALVLGLMVFALTNDIFCP from the coding sequence ATGGACCTGATCGGTTATCTTCCGCAGTTCGGCAATCTTGCCTGGACGGTTCTGGCCTTCATCACGGCCTTGTCGATCATCATCGCCATTCACGAATACGGTCATTACATCATCGGGCGCCTGTGCGGCATCCATGCGGAGGTCTTTTCGCTTGGGTTCGGTCCGGTTCTGCTGTCGCGGCGTGACCGGCGCGGGACGTTGTGGCAGATCGCCGCCTTGCCCTTGGGCGGGTATGTGAAGTTTCTGGGCGATGCGGATGCCGCCTCCACCCGCGCCATCGAAGTGGAGGGGATCAATCCACGACGCACCTTGCCGGGGGCGCCGCTGTGGGCGCGGGCGGCGACGGTGGCGGCGGGCCCTGCATTCAATTTCGTGTTTGCGATCATTGTCTTCGCGGGCGTTGTTATGGTTCAGGGGATGCCGGTTGATCGTCCGATCATCGGCTCGGTCCGTGCGCTTCCTCAGGGCGATGGCGGACTGCAGGCGGGGGACCGCCTGATCCGTATCGGGGATACGCCTGTGGCAACCTGGGCCGACGTGTCGGCGGCCGCAGAACAGAGCGAAACGCCCACGGTCCCCTATGAGATCGAGCGGAATGGCCAGACCCTTTCCGTTCAGGGGCCAAACCCCTTTCCGCCGGTCGTGGCCAGCGTGGCCCCCCGGTCGGCGGCGCTGGAGGCGGGCCTGCGCGAGGGGGACGTGATCGCGCACGTGAACGGCACGCCCATCAGCACCTTCACCGATCTGCGCGACATCGTCGGCGCGGCGGATGGCGGGGAGGTGACGCTGGACATCTGGCGTGCGGGGCAGAATCTGGACCGGACGCTCAGCCCGAAGCGTCAGGATATCCCCTTGCCCTCCGGCGGGTTCGAGACGCGGTGGTTGATCGGGGTGACCGGTGATCTGGTGTTCGTGCCCGAAAGCCGCCGGGCCGGCGGGATCGAGGCGGTCGGCATTGCCGCCAATCAGACATGGACGATCGTGACCACCAGCTTGTCGGGCATGTGGCACATGGTGACAGGGGCGATATCCACCTGCAACCTTCAGGGGCCGATCGGCATTGCCGAAACGTCGGGTGCGGCGGCGTCGGCGGGGGCGCAAAACTTCATCTGGTTCATTGCGGTTTTGTCCGTGGCGGTGGGTCTGATGAACCTGTTCCCCATTCCGGTGCTGGATGGCGGGCATCTGGTCTTTTATGCGATCGAGGCTGTGCTGGGGCGCCCCCCGGGCCCGCGCTTCATGAACGCGATGATGACCGGCGGATTGGCGCTGGTTCTGGGTCTAATGGTATTTGCGCTGACCAACGATATTTTCTGTCCCTGA
- the fabZ gene encoding 3-hydroxyacyl-ACP dehydratase FabZ: MTEIAIPTEADIQLIKRILPHRYPFLLVDKVRDIVPNTSAVGIKNVTFNEPQFTGHFPEVPVFPGVLIVEAMAQTAAVMVGVSMDLADKNMLVYFMGVDSCKFRRKVGPGDQMVMTVTTKRGGGKVWKFSARAEVDGELAAEAEFTAMMDFPKAS, encoded by the coding sequence ATGACCGAGATCGCCATCCCGACCGAGGCCGACATCCAGCTGATCAAGCGGATCCTGCCGCATCGGTATCCGTTCCTTCTGGTCGACAAGGTCCGTGACATCGTGCCGAACACCTCTGCGGTGGGGATCAAGAACGTCACCTTCAACGAGCCGCAATTCACCGGCCATTTCCCGGAAGTGCCGGTCTTTCCCGGCGTCCTGATCGTTGAGGCGATGGCCCAGACGGCCGCCGTCATGGTCGGTGTGTCGATGGACCTCGCCGACAAGAACATGCTTGTCTATTTCATGGGTGTTGATTCCTGCAAGTTCCGGCGCAAGGTCGGGCCCGGGGATCAGATGGTCATGACCGTCACGACGAAGCGGGGCGGTGGCAAGGTCTGGAAATTCTCGGCCCGCGCCGAGGTCGATGGTGAACTTGCGGCCGAGGCCGAATTCACCGCGATGATGGATTTTCCGAAAGCGTCCTGA
- the lpxA gene encoding acyl-ACP--UDP-N-acetylglucosamine O-acyltransferase, which produces MMSVHPSAIVDPSATLGRDVVIGPFAVIGPDVTLGDRVEIKSHAVITGHTQIGEETIVFPFAVVGEVPQDLKYRGEKTRLVIGKRNRIREGATLNLGTEGGGGVTTVGDDCLFMTGSHVGHDAQVGNRVILANQAAVAGHCVLGDDVIVGGLSGIHQWVRIGRGAIIGAVTMVTNDVLPHGLVQGPRGELDGLNLVGLKRRGVQRSEITALRAGYQMLAQGDGTFLDRARRLHDESDSEHVREMTDFILGATDRSFLTPK; this is translated from the coding sequence CTGATGTCCGTTCATCCTTCCGCCATCGTCGATCCTTCCGCAACCTTGGGCCGGGACGTCGTCATCGGTCCGTTTGCGGTCATCGGGCCGGATGTCACCCTGGGCGACCGGGTGGAGATCAAGAGCCATGCCGTCATCACCGGCCACACCCAGATCGGCGAGGAGACGATCGTCTTCCCCTTCGCCGTGGTGGGCGAGGTGCCGCAGGATCTGAAATATCGCGGCGAAAAAACCCGGCTTGTGATCGGCAAGCGCAATCGTATCCGCGAAGGGGCGACGCTGAACCTTGGGACCGAAGGGGGCGGCGGCGTCACGACTGTGGGGGACGATTGCCTGTTCATGACCGGTAGCCATGTCGGACATGATGCGCAGGTGGGCAACCGGGTGATCCTTGCCAATCAGGCGGCGGTGGCAGGGCACTGCGTCCTTGGGGATGACGTGATCGTCGGCGGCTTGTCGGGCATTCACCAATGGGTGCGCATCGGACGCGGGGCGATCATCGGCGCTGTCACGATGGTGACGAACGACGTTCTGCCGCACGGTCTGGTTCAGGGCCCGAGGGGCGAGCTGGACGGGCTGAACCTTGTCGGCCTGAAGCGGCGCGGGGTGCAGCGGTCCGAAATCACGGCTCTGCGTGCGGGGTATCAGATGCTGGCGCAAGGCGACGGGACGTTCCTGGACCGCGCCCGCCGCCTGCATGACGAATCCGACAGCGAGCATGTGCGCGAGATGACGGATTTCATTCTGGGCGCGACCGACCGGTCGTTCCTGACCCCGAAATGA